The Bacteroidota bacterium DNA segment ACCCACCACCGCGAATAAACAGGTCATACCGGAGCAACCGGCCAAAATCGCCTTCGTCTTTCGGACTCAGTACCGACAGGCAAAAGACAAGCGGACTTGTTCTGTCTGGTTTTTGTTGAAAGTCGTTTGGTACCACCGGTGAAAATTTACCACAGCCCGTTGAGCGGTTGCCACCGATGCCTTCATCGCCCAGCATGCGCAGGGCGGCCAGATACCGGTTCAGTTCCGGTGTTTCCAGCTGGTGGTCCAGCAGGAAGTAAAATGCCGGAACCAGTGTCATCTCCGTTGTTCCGGTTTGTACCCTTACCGGCTCAGTCAACCGGAAGGAAGCTTCCTGATACAGACTGCCCGTTTTATCATCGGTATGAACGGTTACCTTCGGCAGTTCGAGGGTTTCCAGAAAGGAAAAGCCGGGTTCACCGACCGGGATCTCGGTTGTCAGTGCAAGGAATGATTTTCCCAGACGGATAAGATCCTTGTTTGATTTCTGCAGAGAGTAGCTGGTACCGATGTGATTCCCGTTTACGGAAAGTCCTGCGGAAATCCGGGCATAGACACCCTCACTCACCCATTGAATTTTTTTGAGAACTTTCCGGTTTTTCACCTCATCGGATCCTTCCTGCCGGTAGGCAATATCGGGCCGGGGAAGAAAGCGGACCACACGGTTCAGTTCGGGAATCTCGATGCAGGGAAATGCTGAAGAAAGTCTGAACCGCCCTGCC contains these protein-coding regions:
- the csm4 gene encoding type III-A CRISPR-associated RAMP protein Csm4, whose translation is MLPILLRVPSGSRFHLGKTDVDDTSLYIHSDTLFSAWVNMFQWMYGSGQEMIGTARAGRFRLSSAFPCIEIPELNRVVRFLPRPDIAYRQEGSDEVKNRKVLKKIQWVSEGVYARISAGLSVNGNHIGTSYSLQKSNKDLIRLGKSFLALTTEIPVGEPGFSFLETLELPKVTVHTDDKTGSLYQEASFRLTEPVRVQTGTTEMTLVPAFYFLLDHQLETPELNRYLAALRMLGDEGIGGNRSTGCGKFSPVVPNDFQQKPDRTSPLVFCLSVLSPKDEGDFGRLLRYDLFIRGGGSLGRFGNQDLHRKQARFCKEGAIGRPGIDGRLVDLSPAQSGNDHPVFRNGIAFTIPFGVSES